The following are encoded in a window of Mumia flava genomic DNA:
- a CDS encoding dihydrofolate reductase family protein, with the protein MGELHVNIISTLDGVIQANGGPTPQDAGFAYGGWERPYWDDEANHRLELDAQASDALLLGRVTYDIFRDYWPGQTDPIGQAFDRIPKYVASRGTPDLTWRASTQLRDVEPEVRELRTRHEQIHTWGSADLLRTLFRADLVDQLNLWVCPVVIGTGKRLFPEGSAPTRFEQLRPPRAYATGILELRLRRLDGPPEAGGAPDPA; encoded by the coding sequence ATGGGCGAGCTCCACGTCAACATCATCTCGACGCTGGACGGTGTGATCCAGGCCAACGGCGGCCCGACGCCGCAGGACGCCGGGTTCGCGTACGGCGGCTGGGAGCGGCCGTACTGGGACGACGAGGCCAACCACCGGCTCGAGCTCGATGCGCAGGCGTCCGACGCGCTCCTGCTGGGCCGGGTGACGTACGACATCTTCCGTGACTACTGGCCCGGGCAGACCGACCCGATCGGACAGGCGTTCGACCGGATCCCGAAGTACGTCGCGTCGCGGGGGACGCCCGACCTCACCTGGCGCGCGAGCACGCAGCTGCGCGACGTCGAGCCCGAGGTCCGGGAGCTGCGGACCCGGCACGAGCAGATCCACACGTGGGGGAGCGCCGACCTGCTCCGGACGCTGTTCCGTGCCGACCTCGTCGACCAGCTGAACCTGTGGGTGTGCCCGGTCGTGATCGGGACCGGCAAGCGGTTGTTCCCCGAGGGCTCCGCACCGACGCGGTTCGAGCAGCTCCGGCCGCCGCGCGCGTACGCCACCGGCATCCTCGAGCTGCGGTTGCGGCGCCTCGACGGCCCGCCGGAGGCCGGCGGCGCACCCGACCCGGCGTGA
- a CDS encoding aminotransferase class IV, with amino-acid sequence MLQTYDPRNDDLLIGIDDRIVHRDTAGVSPFDSVVQGGDAVWEGLRLHGGRIFKLTEHLDRLRRSAQALAFAEIPGHDAITARICAVLAANAMTDDVHIRLTLTRGVKLTSGMDPRLNTGGPTLIVLAEFKSPVYDDTGITLVTSSVRRHRPDSLDPKIHHNNLLTSILAKIEANVAGADDALMLDDDGFVAETNATHVFHVGGGVVRTSSTRACPEGITRETVLEICEAEAIPYEVGDFSLPQVYAADEVFVTGTMGGVTPVVAVDGRTIGDGTAGPVLARIAEAYAARTAAEGTPVV; translated from the coding sequence ATGCTGCAGACCTACGACCCGCGCAACGACGATCTGCTGATCGGGATCGACGACAGGATCGTGCACCGTGACACCGCCGGTGTGAGCCCGTTCGACTCGGTGGTCCAGGGTGGCGACGCCGTGTGGGAGGGTCTGCGGCTGCACGGTGGGCGGATCTTCAAGCTCACCGAGCACCTCGACCGCCTGCGCCGGTCCGCGCAGGCTCTGGCGTTCGCCGAGATCCCCGGCCACGACGCGATCACGGCACGGATCTGCGCGGTGCTCGCCGCGAACGCAATGACCGACGACGTCCACATCCGACTGACCCTCACCCGTGGCGTCAAGCTCACGTCCGGGATGGATCCACGCCTCAACACGGGTGGGCCGACGCTGATCGTCCTCGCCGAGTTCAAGTCGCCGGTCTACGACGACACGGGGATCACGCTCGTGACGTCGTCGGTGCGGCGCCACCGGCCCGACTCGCTCGACCCCAAGATCCACCACAACAACCTCCTCACGTCGATCCTCGCGAAGATCGAGGCGAACGTCGCCGGCGCCGACGACGCGCTGATGCTCGACGACGACGGGTTCGTGGCCGAGACGAACGCGACCCACGTCTTCCACGTCGGCGGCGGCGTCGTCCGGACGTCGAGCACCCGGGCGTGCCCAGAAGGCATCACGCGCGAGACCGTGCTCGAGATCTGCGAGGCCGAGGCGATCCCGTACGAGGTCGGCGACTTCTCGCTCCCCCAGGTCTATGCCGCGGACGAGGTCTTCGTGACCGGCACGATGGGCGGCGTGACGCCGGTGGTCGCGGTCGACGGGCGCACGATCGGCGACGGCACTGCGGGGCCGGTGCTCGCCCGGATCGCCGAGGCGTACGCCGCGCGGACGGCCGCGGAGGGCACCCCGGTGGTCTGA
- a CDS encoding pyridoxamine 5'-phosphate oxidase family protein, with product MLATPAIDVWVATASAAGAPHLVPVSLAWVGERAVIAVQARSVTARNLLTSGTARLGVGPTRDVVMIDAELDRSGTATDDPALAAAYAAQADWDPRDGDDYLYLVLRPVRMQAWREANEIEGRTLMRGGRWLDPTEETMDA from the coding sequence ATGCTCGCCACCCCGGCGATCGACGTGTGGGTCGCGACCGCCTCCGCAGCCGGGGCACCGCACCTGGTCCCGGTGTCGCTGGCCTGGGTCGGCGAACGCGCCGTGATCGCGGTGCAGGCGAGGTCGGTGACCGCTCGCAACCTGCTGACCTCCGGAACGGCGCGGCTCGGCGTCGGGCCGACCCGCGACGTCGTCATGATCGACGCCGAGCTCGACCGCAGCGGCACGGCGACCGACGATCCGGCGCTGGCCGCGGCGTACGCCGCGCAGGCCGACTGGGATCCGCGCGACGGCGACGACTACCTCTACCTCGTGCTGCGCCCCGTACGGATGCAGGCGTGGCGCGAGGCGAACGAGATCGAGGGCCGCACGCTGATGCGCGGCGGCCGCTGGCTGGACCCGACCGAGGAGACAATGGACGCATGA
- a CDS encoding ATP-binding cassette domain-containing protein, with protein MTPPTKSDAASTPPHLADSHDLIRVQGARVHNLKDVSVEIPKRRLTAFTGVSGSGKSSLVFATIAAESQRMINETYPAFVQGFMPSLARPEVDLLEGLTTAIIVDQERMGSNPRSTVGTATDANAMLRILFSRLGDPHIGSPNAYSFNIPTVRASGAITVERGSKTKAEKATFTRLGGMCPRCEGMGSVSDVDLTALYDDSKSLNEGALTIPGYSMDGWYGRIFRGAGYFDPDKPIAKYTKKELHDLLYREPTKIKVDGINLTYSGLIPSIQKSMLSKDVDALQPHIQRFVERAVTFQTCPECEGTRLAPEARSSKIRGHSIADLCAMQITDLAAWIRDLDEPSVAPLLRGLQHLLDSFSEIGLGYLSLDRPAGTLSGGEAQRTKMIRHLGSSLTDVTYVFDEPTIGLHPHDIERMNALLVQLRDKGNTVLVVEHKPETIAIADHVVDLGPGAGSDGGTVCFEGSVDELRGSDTITGRHLEDRASLKDEVRKATDALEIRGASTHNLRDVDVDVPLGVLCVVTGVAGSGKSSLIHGELADRDDVVVIDQGAIRGSRRSNPATYTGLLDPIRKAFAKANGVKPALFSSNSEGACPACKGAGVIYTDLGIMDTVETTCEECEGKRFQAAVLEYTLGGQNIADVLAMSVAQAEAFFADGDARTPAAHKILDRLADVGLGYLKLGQPLTTLSGGERQRIKLATHLGEKGGVYVLDEPTTGLHLADVENLLGLLDRLVESGKSVIVIEHHQAVMAHADWIIDLGPGAGHDGGTVVFEGTPSELVAARSTLTGEHLAAYVGG; from the coding sequence ATGACCCCGCCGACGAAGTCCGACGCCGCGAGCACGCCCCCGCACCTCGCCGACAGCCACGACCTCATCCGCGTCCAGGGCGCGCGGGTGCACAACCTGAAGGACGTCTCGGTCGAGATCCCGAAGCGGCGGCTGACCGCGTTCACCGGGGTGTCCGGCTCGGGCAAGAGCTCGTTGGTATTCGCGACGATCGCCGCCGAGTCGCAGCGCATGATCAACGAGACGTACCCGGCGTTCGTGCAGGGCTTCATGCCGAGCCTGGCGCGTCCGGAGGTGGACCTGCTCGAGGGCCTCACGACGGCGATCATCGTCGACCAGGAGCGGATGGGGTCCAACCCTCGCTCGACCGTCGGCACCGCGACCGACGCGAACGCCATGCTGAGGATCCTGTTCAGCCGGCTCGGGGACCCGCACATCGGCTCCCCGAACGCCTACTCGTTCAACATCCCCACGGTGCGGGCCAGCGGCGCGATCACCGTGGAGCGAGGCAGCAAGACCAAGGCCGAGAAGGCGACGTTCACCCGCCTCGGCGGCATGTGCCCCCGGTGCGAGGGGATGGGCAGCGTCAGCGACGTCGATCTGACGGCCCTCTACGACGACTCCAAGTCGTTGAACGAGGGTGCGCTGACGATCCCCGGCTACTCGATGGACGGCTGGTACGGGCGGATCTTCCGCGGCGCCGGCTACTTCGACCCGGACAAGCCGATCGCGAAGTACACCAAGAAGGAGCTCCACGACCTGCTCTACCGGGAGCCGACGAAGATCAAGGTCGACGGCATCAACCTCACCTACAGCGGTCTCATCCCGTCGATCCAGAAGTCGATGCTGTCGAAGGACGTCGACGCGCTGCAGCCCCACATCCAACGGTTCGTCGAGCGTGCGGTGACGTTCCAGACCTGCCCGGAGTGCGAGGGGACACGGCTCGCTCCCGAAGCCCGCTCGTCGAAGATCCGGGGCCACAGCATCGCCGACCTGTGCGCGATGCAGATCACCGACCTCGCGGCATGGATCCGTGACCTCGACGAGCCGAGCGTCGCGCCGCTGCTGCGCGGGCTGCAGCACCTGCTGGACTCGTTCTCCGAGATCGGGCTCGGCTACCTGTCGCTGGACCGTCCGGCCGGGACGCTCTCGGGCGGCGAGGCACAGCGTACGAAGATGATCCGCCACCTCGGGTCCTCCCTGACCGACGTCACCTACGTGTTCGACGAGCCCACGATCGGCCTGCACCCGCACGACATCGAGCGGATGAACGCCCTGCTCGTGCAGCTGCGCGACAAGGGCAACACGGTGCTGGTCGTGGAGCACAAGCCGGAGACGATCGCGATCGCCGACCACGTCGTCGACCTCGGGCCGGGTGCCGGCTCCGACGGCGGGACGGTGTGCTTCGAGGGCAGCGTCGACGAGCTGCGCGGCAGCGACACGATCACGGGGCGGCACCTCGAGGACCGGGCGTCGTTGAAGGACGAGGTCCGCAAGGCGACCGACGCCCTCGAGATCCGCGGCGCCTCGACCCACAACCTCCGCGACGTGGACGTCGACGTCCCGCTCGGGGTCCTGTGCGTCGTCACGGGGGTCGCCGGGTCCGGCAAGAGCTCGTTGATCCACGGGGAGCTGGCCGATCGCGACGACGTGGTCGTGATCGACCAGGGCGCGATCCGTGGGTCGCGGCGAAGCAACCCGGCGACCTACACCGGGCTGCTCGACCCGATCCGCAAGGCGTTCGCGAAGGCCAACGGCGTGAAGCCGGCCCTGTTCAGCTCCAACTCCGAGGGCGCCTGCCCCGCGTGCAAGGGCGCCGGGGTGATCTACACCGACCTCGGGATCATGGACACCGTCGAGACGACGTGCGAGGAGTGCGAGGGCAAGCGCTTCCAGGCGGCGGTGCTCGAGTACACGCTCGGTGGGCAGAACATCGCGGACGTCCTCGCGATGTCGGTGGCCCAGGCGGAGGCGTTCTTCGCCGACGGCGACGCCCGGACACCGGCCGCGCACAAGATCCTCGACCGCCTCGCGGACGTCGGGCTCGGCTACCTCAAGCTCGGCCAGCCGCTCACCACGCTCTCCGGCGGCGAGCGCCAGCGGATCAAGCTGGCGACGCACCTGGGGGAGAAGGGCGGTGTCTACGTGCTCGACGAGCCGACCACGGGCCTCCACCTCGCGGACGTCGAGAACCTCCTCGGGCTGCTCGACCGGCTGGTCGAGTCCGGCAAGTCGGTGATCGTGATCGAGCACCACCAGGCCGTGATGGCGCACGCGGACTGGATCATCGACCTCGGCCCGGGCGCGGGCCACGACGGAGGGACGGTCGTGTTCGAGGGCACACCGTCCGAGCTCGTCGCGGCGCGCTCCACCCTGACCGGCGAGCACCTGGCGGCGTACGTCGGTGGCTGA
- a CDS encoding glyoxalase translates to MNHIDSLILEASDPSAAERFYAEAFDLGDLVQVRASDAATSGFRGFTISLIVSQPADADAYLDAAVAAGATTIKPASKSLWGYGGVVQAPDGTLWKVVTQSKKNKRPAERTYEALVLLLGVDDVAASKEFYVEQGLGIQKSFGKKYVELDTGDSTIELSLYGRKAAAKDAGVGVEGSGSHRIAIAGSLGALSDPDGFAWEAARASDTAEPTQT, encoded by the coding sequence ATGAACCACATCGACTCCCTGATCCTCGAAGCCTCCGACCCGAGCGCCGCCGAGCGCTTCTACGCCGAGGCGTTCGACCTCGGCGACCTCGTCCAGGTCCGTGCGTCCGACGCAGCGACCAGCGGGTTCCGCGGGTTCACGATCTCCCTGATCGTCTCGCAGCCCGCCGACGCCGACGCGTACCTCGACGCCGCGGTCGCGGCCGGGGCCACCACGATCAAGCCCGCCTCGAAGTCCCTGTGGGGCTACGGCGGCGTCGTCCAGGCGCCCGACGGCACGCTCTGGAAGGTCGTGACCCAGTCGAAGAAGAACAAGCGGCCGGCTGAGCGCACGTACGAGGCGCTGGTGCTCCTGCTGGGCGTCGACGACGTCGCGGCGAGCAAGGAGTTCTACGTCGAGCAGGGGCTGGGGATCCAGAAGAGCTTCGGCAAGAAGTACGTCGAGCTGGACACCGGCGACAGCACGATCGAGCTGTCGTTGTACGGCCGGAAGGCTGCCGCGAAGGACGCGGGCGTCGGGGTCGAGGGCAGCGGATCGCACCGGATCGCGATCGCCGGCAGCCTGGGCGCATTGAGCGACCCCGACGGGTTCGCGTGGGAGGCCGCGCGGGCCTCCGACACCGCCGAGCCCACCCAGACCTGA
- the helR gene encoding RNA polymerase recycling motor ATPase HelR, with product MSTSAFDLPARLAAKTDPDLIADDERHFAAIARTIDATIADLTERLETERKRPGGTGQEVMDRDLEVHRLTSRLRTLRRFGLDLCLGRVVPADTGRDGDTDGEPVYVGRLGLTDADGRRLLVDWRSPAAEPFFGATHADPMGLASRRRYRWTDGRITDYWDEAFTAEGLERGIALDDESAFVASLGSSRSPQMRDVLGTIQADQDAIIRAGSRGALVVDGGPGTGKTVVALHRTAYLLYADPRLGHRRGGVLFVGPHRPYLSYVADVLPSLGEEGVQTCTVRDLVPEGAEAGPELDPEVARLKASVDLVRAIEPAVGLYEEPPTRTLVVETPWSEARLTAADWAEAFDAPDPGTPHNEARDDVWEAVLDILVDQHHAATDDEREDDREAGDMFDAYGIAGEDPDAQVREAFAASDELVDAFGRAWPLIEPTDLVGDLWTVPAYLRRCAPSLAPDEVGALQRDDPNAWTVSDLPLLDAARQRLGDPEASRRRRRQEAADAAERARMADVIGDLIASDDSEMHVMSMLRGQDLRATLVDEDALPPADPDLLAGPFAHVVVDEAQELTDAEWQMLLSRCPSASFTIVGDRAQARNGFTESWEERLQRIGLDRVERTSLGINYRTPAAVMAAAEPVIRSVLPDANVPTSIRRTGDAVVHGSSADLDGLLADWLAEHAEGTACVVGHPTYPSTDEPTGRVRSLAPELVKGLEFDLVVLVDPDRFGDGYSGAVDRYVAMTRATQRLVILTSTR from the coding sequence GTGAGCACCAGCGCCTTCGATCTGCCCGCCCGCCTGGCCGCCAAGACCGACCCCGACCTCATCGCCGACGACGAACGACACTTCGCCGCGATCGCCCGCACGATCGACGCCACGATCGCCGACCTGACCGAGCGTCTCGAGACCGAGCGCAAGCGCCCCGGCGGCACCGGCCAGGAGGTGATGGATCGCGACCTCGAGGTCCACCGCCTCACCTCCCGGCTCCGCACGCTGCGGAGGTTCGGGCTCGACCTGTGCCTCGGGCGGGTGGTCCCCGCCGACACCGGCCGTGACGGCGACACCGACGGCGAGCCGGTGTACGTGGGCCGCCTCGGCCTCACCGACGCCGACGGGCGCAGGCTCCTCGTCGACTGGCGCTCGCCTGCTGCCGAGCCCTTCTTCGGCGCGACCCACGCCGATCCGATGGGACTGGCGAGCCGGCGCCGGTACCGGTGGACCGACGGCCGGATCACCGACTACTGGGACGAGGCGTTCACCGCCGAAGGGCTCGAGCGCGGCATCGCCCTGGACGACGAGTCGGCGTTCGTCGCCAGCCTCGGCAGCAGCCGGTCGCCGCAGATGCGCGACGTGCTCGGGACCATCCAGGCCGACCAGGACGCGATCATCCGCGCCGGGTCGCGTGGTGCCCTCGTGGTCGACGGCGGCCCGGGCACCGGCAAGACCGTCGTCGCCCTGCACCGCACCGCGTACCTGCTCTACGCGGACCCTCGGCTCGGGCACCGGCGCGGTGGGGTGCTGTTCGTCGGCCCGCACCGGCCGTACCTGTCCTACGTCGCCGACGTCCTTCCGAGCCTCGGCGAGGAAGGCGTCCAGACCTGCACGGTGCGCGATCTCGTTCCCGAGGGTGCCGAGGCCGGGCCCGAGCTCGACCCCGAGGTCGCCCGGCTCAAGGCGTCGGTCGACCTCGTCCGGGCGATCGAGCCCGCGGTCGGGCTGTACGAGGAGCCGCCGACCCGCACGCTCGTCGTCGAGACCCCGTGGTCGGAGGCCAGGCTGACTGCGGCCGACTGGGCCGAGGCGTTCGACGCGCCCGATCCCGGGACGCCGCACAACGAGGCACGCGACGACGTGTGGGAGGCGGTGCTCGACATCCTCGTCGACCAGCACCACGCCGCCACGGACGACGAGCGCGAGGACGACCGCGAGGCCGGCGACATGTTCGACGCGTACGGGATCGCCGGTGAGGATCCCGACGCCCAGGTCCGGGAGGCGTTCGCGGCGAGCGACGAGCTCGTCGACGCCTTCGGCCGCGCCTGGCCGCTGATCGAGCCGACGGACCTCGTCGGCGACCTGTGGACGGTGCCCGCGTACCTGCGCCGCTGCGCGCCGTCGCTGGCGCCGGACGAGGTCGGGGCTCTGCAGCGCGACGACCCGAACGCCTGGACCGTCTCCGACCTGCCCCTGCTCGACGCCGCCCGGCAACGGCTCGGAGACCCCGAGGCGTCGCGTCGGCGGCGGCGCCAGGAGGCCGCCGACGCCGCCGAGCGCGCCCGGATGGCCGACGTGATCGGGGACCTGATCGCGTCGGACGACTCCGAGATGCACGTGATGTCGATGCTGCGGGGCCAGGACCTGCGCGCCACCCTGGTCGACGAGGACGCGCTCCCGCCCGCCGACCCGGACCTGCTCGCGGGGCCGTTCGCCCACGTCGTCGTCGACGAGGCCCAGGAGCTGACCGACGCCGAGTGGCAGATGCTGCTGTCCCGCTGCCCGTCGGCCAGCTTCACGATCGTCGGCGACCGCGCCCAGGCGCGGAACGGGTTCACGGAGTCGTGGGAGGAACGGCTGCAGCGGATCGGGCTCGACCGGGTCGAGCGCACCTCGCTCGGCATCAACTACCGCACACCCGCGGCCGTGATGGCTGCGGCCGAGCCGGTGATCCGCTCCGTGCTCCCCGACGCCAACGTGCCGACGTCGATCCGGCGCACCGGCGACGCCGTCGTCCACGGGTCCAGCGCGGACCTCGACGGGCTGCTGGCGGACTGGCTCGCCGAGCACGCCGAGGGCACCGCCTGCGTGGTGGGACACCCGACGTATCCGTCGACCGACGAGCCGACCGGACGGGTCCGGTCGCTCGCGCCGGAGCTCGTGAAGGGCCTCGAGTTCGATCTCGTGGTCCTGGTCGACCCCGACCGGTTCGGCGACGGCTACTCCGGCGCCGTCGACCGCTACGTGGCGATGACCCGGGCGACGCAGCGCCTGGTCATCCTCACGAGCACCCGGTGA
- a CDS encoding MarR family winged helix-turn-helix transcriptional regulator, with product MPHDLLEPYRLLIADVYELAGASRSTSETLARAERRTAAQWHVLSVLLDGSTTVPRIAARLGLSRQAVQRVVHDLRGDAQVDVTPNSRDARSPLVVLTPAGRETVDRLYERSAADRSLLLESAGVSRSDLERARATVQALVTAIRSVPPGAGAAPGRGSTGGRSSASSAEG from the coding sequence ATGCCTCATGACCTCCTGGAGCCCTACCGCCTGCTGATCGCCGACGTGTACGAGCTGGCCGGCGCCTCGCGCAGCACGAGCGAGACCCTCGCCCGTGCCGAGCGACGCACGGCTGCCCAGTGGCACGTGCTCAGCGTCCTCCTGGACGGCTCCACGACCGTGCCGCGCATCGCAGCCAGGCTCGGTCTGAGCCGCCAGGCCGTGCAGCGCGTCGTGCACGACCTGCGCGGCGACGCGCAGGTCGACGTCACGCCGAACTCGCGCGACGCGCGATCGCCCCTCGTCGTACTCACGCCGGCCGGACGAGAGACCGTCGATCGGCTCTACGAACGCTCCGCGGCGGACCGCTCGCTCCTGCTCGAGTCTGCGGGCGTCAGCCGTTCCGATCTCGAGCGTGCCCGGGCTACCGTGCAGGCGCTGGTGACGGCGATCCGCTCGGTTCCGCCGGGCGCGGGGGCGGCTCCGGGACGCGGGTCGACCGGTGGTCGCTCGTCGGCGTCCTCCGCGGAGGGCTGA
- a CDS encoding class I SAM-dependent methyltransferase yields the protein MADASGAGPSGRDPFDGREPTSHERMSGVPWDASYTQGPAPWDLGRPQPAIVRLAEAGAFCGPVLDAGCGTGENALHVASLGVEVLGVDVAPTAIAEARTKAAARGSGAQGATARFEVGDAFDLAVLGRRFATVLDCGMFHTCDADERPRYVASLAVATERGGTLHVLCLGDEGEDVGPHPVSRGELRAAFAPATGWEVVRIVEERIETRFHGPDGAPGWLATVRRL from the coding sequence GTGGCTGACGCGTCCGGTGCAGGGCCCTCTGGCCGCGACCCGTTCGACGGTCGCGAGCCCACGAGCCACGAGCGGATGTCCGGCGTGCCGTGGGACGCCTCGTACACCCAGGGGCCCGCCCCGTGGGACCTCGGCCGTCCGCAGCCGGCGATCGTACGCCTGGCCGAGGCCGGCGCCTTCTGCGGTCCGGTGCTCGACGCGGGCTGCGGGACCGGCGAGAACGCCCTGCACGTCGCGTCGCTCGGGGTCGAGGTCCTCGGTGTCGACGTGGCGCCGACGGCCATCGCCGAGGCCCGCACGAAGGCCGCGGCGCGGGGGAGCGGCGCCCAGGGAGCGACGGCGCGGTTCGAGGTCGGCGACGCCTTCGACCTGGCCGTTCTCGGCCGCCGTTTCGCGACCGTGCTCGACTGCGGCATGTTCCACACGTGCGACGCCGACGAACGGCCCCGCTACGTCGCGAGCCTCGCGGTGGCGACCGAGCGGGGCGGCACGCTGCACGTGCTGTGCCTCGGCGACGAAGGGGAGGACGTCGGCCCCCACCCGGTCAGCCGGGGCGAGCTGCGTGCGGCGTTCGCGCCGGCGACCGGCTGGGAGGTCGTACGGATCGTCGAGGAACGGATCGAGACCCGCTTCCACGGCCCCGACGGCGCTCCGGGCTGGCTCGCGACCGTGCGGCGTCTCTGA
- a CDS encoding HAD family hydrolase, which yields MDVRRIAMWSGPRNLSTALLRSFENRPDCSVVDEPLYAVYLAATGLDHPGRDDVLASQSQDPDAVLAELTQGPVATPLQYQKHMTHHLLPGIAREPLAVLTHAYLVRDPERVLVSYAKVREEPTLDDLGLPQQVELYETFGGPVVDAADVLAEPRGTLTALCDALGLAFDEAMLSWPAGPRDSDGVWAPHWYAGVAASTGFATDSPGSGDPLPSRLEPLLEQCRPYYDALAPYRLSPADPSSADQFSADQEP from the coding sequence GTGGACGTACGTCGGATCGCGATGTGGTCGGGGCCCCGCAACCTCTCGACCGCGCTGCTGCGCAGCTTCGAGAACCGTCCCGACTGCTCGGTCGTCGACGAGCCGCTCTACGCCGTCTACCTGGCAGCGACCGGGCTCGACCACCCGGGACGCGACGACGTCCTCGCGTCGCAGTCGCAGGATCCGGATGCCGTCCTCGCGGAGCTGACGCAGGGGCCGGTGGCGACGCCGCTGCAGTACCAGAAGCACATGACGCACCACCTGCTCCCCGGCATCGCGCGCGAGCCGCTCGCCGTGCTCACCCACGCGTACCTCGTCCGTGACCCCGAGCGGGTGCTCGTCTCGTACGCGAAGGTGCGCGAGGAGCCCACGCTCGACGACCTCGGGCTCCCCCAACAGGTCGAGCTGTACGAGACCTTCGGCGGACCCGTCGTCGACGCCGCCGACGTCCTCGCGGAGCCGCGCGGCACGCTGACAGCACTGTGCGACGCCCTCGGTCTCGCGTTCGACGAGGCGATGCTGTCGTGGCCGGCCGGGCCGCGCGACAGCGACGGCGTCTGGGCGCCGCACTGGTACGCGGGGGTGGCGGCCTCGACCGGGTTCGCGACGGACTCCCCCGGCTCGGGCGACCCCTTGCCGTCCCGCCTCGAGCCGTTGCTCGAGCAGTGCCGCCCGTACTACGACGCCCTCGCGCCGTACCGCCTCTCCCCCGCCGACCCTTCCTCCGCCGACCAATTCTCCGCCGACCAGGAGCCCTGA
- a CDS encoding dihydrofolate reductase family protein yields MSDLMIDCITSLDGFGAAEGWPGLWGLGGPEYFELLETDPHRHDTLLMGATTYRLFEEFLRTGEPGIEALAEIPKVVFSSTLTEPLAWERTTLVSSDATEAVRTMKRESDAGLRTLGSPTLCRSLLEAGLVDRYRVVVFPVVNGATGQDRMYDGWPDVALDLIESRTLDGRLQLLEYAPTVLDGPPGTDATA; encoded by the coding sequence ATGTCCGACTTGATGATCGACTGCATCACGTCTCTCGACGGATTCGGGGCGGCGGAGGGGTGGCCGGGACTGTGGGGGCTGGGCGGACCGGAGTACTTCGAGCTGCTCGAGACCGATCCCCACCGCCACGACACGCTGCTCATGGGTGCCACGACGTACCGCCTGTTCGAGGAGTTCCTCCGGACCGGAGAACCGGGGATCGAGGCGCTCGCGGAGATCCCCAAGGTCGTCTTCTCGAGCACGCTCACCGAGCCGCTCGCATGGGAGCGCACGACGCTCGTCTCCTCGGACGCCACAGAGGCGGTCCGGACGATGAAACGGGAGTCCGACGCGGGTCTGCGGACGCTGGGGAGCCCGACGCTGTGCCGCTCGCTGCTCGAAGCCGGGCTGGTCGACCGGTACCGCGTCGTGGTGTTCCCGGTCGTCAACGGCGCCACAGGTCAGGACCGGATGTACGACGGCTGGCCGGACGTCGCGCTCGACCTGATCGAGTCGCGCACGCTCGACGGGCGGCTGCAGCTCCTCGAGTACGCACCGACGGTCCTCGACGGCCCGCCGGGGACGGACGCGACCGCATGA
- a CDS encoding aspartate/glutamate racemase family protein has translation MRRIGLVGGMSWESSALYYQLVNEHVRDRLGGFHSALCTMASVDFHDVEALQAADDWDRAGELLAREAAALEAGGAECLVLCTNTMHLVADRITDAVSIPLLHIVDVAADAIAAAGVTTVALLATGYTMSSPLYPDRLADRGIETIVPDAADRETVHAIIYDELVQGVVRDASRAAYVEVIDRLVERGAQGVILGCTEIELLVGQGDVDVPVFPTTALHAVAAVDFALARG, from the coding sequence ATGCGCAGGATCGGACTGGTGGGCGGGATGAGCTGGGAGAGCTCGGCGCTCTACTACCAGCTCGTGAACGAGCACGTGCGGGACCGGCTCGGTGGCTTCCACTCGGCGCTCTGCACGATGGCGTCGGTGGACTTCCACGACGTCGAGGCGCTCCAGGCCGCCGACGACTGGGACCGCGCGGGGGAGCTCCTCGCCCGCGAGGCAGCGGCGCTCGAGGCGGGCGGCGCGGAGTGCTTGGTCCTCTGCACCAACACGATGCACCTGGTCGCCGACCGGATCACCGACGCCGTGAGCATCCCGCTGCTCCACATCGTCGACGTCGCCGCCGACGCGATCGCGGCGGCCGGCGTCACCACGGTGGCCCTGCTCGCGACCGGCTACACCATGAGCAGCCCGCTCTACCCCGACCGTCTCGCCGACCGCGGGATCGAGACGATCGTGCCGGATGCAGCGGATCGGGAGACGGTCCACGCCATCATCTACGACGAGCTCGTCCAGGGGGTCGTCCGGGACGCGTCACGCGCTGCGTACGTCGAGGTCATCGATCGCCTGGTCGAGCGCGGCGCGCAGGGCGTGATCCTCGGGTGCACCGAGATCGAGCTGCTGGTCGGGCAGGGCGACGTCGACGTGCCCGTCTTCCCGACGACCGCGCTCCATGCGGTGGCCGCCGTCGACTTCGCCCTCGCGCGCGGGTGA